In Thermoleophilaceae bacterium, the following are encoded in one genomic region:
- a CDS encoding Fic family protein, whose translation MPTEIADRDWNLDSATAEALGEAERRCRELEAHAGAVGLDTVARQLLRSEAVASSKIEGLVLSHRRLAKASAVPASDVNAQSVLGNVAAIEAAYDFARSDGTFSLEGLRRIHARLFQGTPDERLGGVIRQLQNWIGGDATSPLNADFVPPPEGDVERLLADLAAFCDRTDMPAVLQAAIAHAQYETIHPFMDGNGRAGRALIGMVLIRRRVSDHVLPPVSLVLAGNTDAYVQGLTSYRYGDERDWFDLFAGVTARAADVSELLAKRVVELQGQWLEGAGRPRAGSAPRKLIDALPTHPVLTLRTTKVITGLSDEACRRALNRLETAGVLNETTAGKRNRVWESVGLFELLDQVEREAGDLRRSPAPTR comes from the coding sequence GTGCCAACCGAGATCGCGGATCGTGACTGGAACCTCGACAGCGCGACGGCGGAGGCACTCGGTGAGGCCGAGCGGCGGTGCCGCGAGCTGGAGGCCCATGCCGGTGCAGTCGGTCTGGACACCGTTGCCCGCCAGCTCCTTCGTTCCGAAGCGGTCGCCTCGTCGAAAATCGAGGGCCTCGTCCTGTCGCACCGGCGTCTCGCGAAGGCGTCCGCGGTTCCGGCGAGCGACGTCAACGCGCAGTCCGTCCTCGGCAACGTCGCAGCGATCGAAGCGGCGTACGACTTCGCTCGATCAGATGGGACCTTCTCGCTCGAGGGTCTGCGACGGATCCACGCGCGGTTGTTCCAGGGCACCCCGGATGAACGGCTGGGCGGCGTGATCCGCCAGCTGCAGAACTGGATCGGCGGAGATGCGACATCGCCGCTCAACGCGGACTTCGTCCCTCCACCAGAAGGGGACGTCGAGCGGCTCCTCGCGGACCTGGCCGCGTTCTGCGACCGCACCGACATGCCCGCCGTCCTTCAGGCGGCGATTGCGCACGCGCAGTACGAAACGATTCACCCGTTCATGGACGGAAACGGCCGCGCGGGCCGGGCCCTCATCGGCATGGTCCTGATCCGCCGCCGCGTCTCCGACCACGTGCTGCCACCGGTCAGCCTCGTGCTCGCCGGCAACACCGACGCGTATGTGCAAGGGCTCACGTCGTACCGCTACGGCGACGAGCGTGACTGGTTCGACCTGTTCGCCGGGGTGACCGCCCGCGCGGCCGACGTCTCCGAGCTCCTGGCGAAGCGCGTCGTCGAGTTACAAGGGCAATGGCTGGAGGGTGCGGGGAGGCCGCGAGCGGGCTCGGCCCCGCGGAAGCTCATCGACGCGCTGCCTACGCACCCTGTACTCACGCTCAGGACCACCAAGGTCATCACAGGGTTGAGCGATGAGGCATGCCGGCGTGCCTTGAACCGGCTGGAGACAGCCGGCGTCCTAAACGAGACGACAGCCGGCAAGCGCAACCGCGTCTGGGAGAGCGTCGGCCTGTTCGAGCTTCTAGACCAGGTCGAGCGCGAAGCCGGCGATCTGCGAAGGTCCCCGGCGCCGACGCGGTAG
- the istB gene encoding IS21-like element helper ATPase IstB translates to MTTTPKNAKTAALEALIDAHAVELKLPTVRRRFRQLAAEATREQQTPVAYLAALLEAEMAERAERRERRLIDARFPQIKRLEDFRFADNPKVPQATLAALAEGSWIDDRESIIFIGDSGTGKTMLATALAVCACHQGRRVRFTTLAALANELQEAEGRRELARVVGRYARTELVVLDELGYLALPDGAAELVFQVLSERHERGSLIVTTNLPFGEWTKVFPDPRLAKAVVDRLTHRAHIIDTGNESWRFRHGLTQTAKKRRRPPTT, encoded by the coding sequence ATGACCACCACGCCCAAGAACGCGAAGACCGCGGCGCTGGAGGCGTTGATCGACGCGCACGCGGTCGAGCTCAAGCTCCCGACCGTCCGCCGCCGCTTCCGCCAGCTCGCCGCCGAGGCGACGCGCGAGCAGCAGACGCCGGTCGCCTACCTCGCCGCGCTCTTGGAGGCCGAGATGGCCGAGCGCGCCGAGCGCCGCGAGCGCCGCCTGATCGACGCGCGCTTCCCGCAGATCAAGCGCCTCGAGGACTTCCGCTTCGCCGACAACCCGAAGGTCCCCCAGGCCACGCTCGCCGCGCTCGCCGAGGGCTCCTGGATCGACGACCGCGAGAGCATCATCTTCATCGGCGACTCCGGCACCGGCAAGACGATGCTCGCCACCGCGCTCGCCGTCTGCGCCTGCCACCAGGGCCGCCGCGTCCGCTTCACCACGCTCGCCGCGCTCGCGAACGAGCTCCAAGAGGCCGAGGGCCGCCGCGAGCTGGCCAGAGTGGTCGGCCGCTACGCCCGCACCGAGCTCGTCGTGCTCGACGAGCTCGGCTACCTCGCGCTCCCCGACGGCGCCGCCGAGCTCGTCTTCCAAGTCCTCTCCGAGCGCCACGAACGCGGCTCGCTGATCGTCACCACCAACCTGCCCTTCGGCGAGTGGACCAAGGTCTTCCCCGACCCCCGCCTCGCCAAGGCCGTCGTCGACCGCCTCACCCACCGCGCCCACATCATCGACACCGGCAACGAGTCCTGGCGCTTCCGCCACGGCCTCACCCAAACGGCGAAGAAGCGACGCCGACCCCCCACCACATGA
- a CDS encoding sensor histidine kinase, translating into MQLAPASAALLRPGRADLLIAAAVALLAQAETWSTQAYDPMPAYAAAAVAMTAPLVWRRLAPLPVLAAIFAPLFAMRAAGQELDSLYIMVALILAFNAVGAYCERRRAIVGLGMGLLLLAVLLVFENLVSSGSGETPAAGDFIFLGGILGVVWAGSVALRERSLRTGELEQRADRLERERDERARAAVEEERARIARELHDVVAHSVSVIAVQTGSMRRRLTRERPSDAEELSAVERTAREALAEMRRLLGLLRSDDDGHSLAPQPGMGQLERLVGQVRAAGLPVELVVQGEPRVLPPGVDLAAYRIVQEALTNVLKHAHAGRAAVVVRHTRRGLELEITDDGRGPSDTAPVDGHGLVGMRERVALYGGSLDAGPGREGGFTVQATLPVAAG; encoded by the coding sequence ATGCAGCTTGCCCCCGCTTCTGCCGCTCTCCTCCGCCCGGGGCGCGCCGATCTGTTGATCGCCGCGGCGGTCGCGTTGCTCGCCCAGGCCGAGACCTGGTCGACGCAGGCGTACGACCCGATGCCGGCCTACGCGGCGGCGGCGGTCGCGATGACTGCACCGCTCGTCTGGCGCCGGCTCGCTCCCCTTCCCGTGCTGGCTGCGATCTTCGCGCCCCTGTTCGCGATGCGCGCCGCCGGCCAGGAGCTCGACTCCCTGTACATCATGGTTGCCCTGATCCTGGCCTTCAACGCGGTGGGGGCGTACTGCGAGCGGCGGCGGGCGATCGTGGGGCTGGGGATGGGGCTCTTGCTGCTGGCGGTCCTGCTGGTCTTCGAGAATCTGGTGTCGTCCGGCTCCGGCGAGACGCCCGCGGCAGGCGACTTCATCTTCTTGGGCGGGATCCTCGGTGTCGTCTGGGCGGGATCCGTGGCGCTTCGCGAGCGGTCGTTGCGCACCGGCGAGCTCGAGCAGCGGGCGGATCGGCTCGAGCGCGAACGTGACGAGCGCGCGCGTGCAGCGGTCGAGGAGGAGCGCGCCCGCATCGCCCGGGAGCTACACGACGTGGTGGCCCATTCCGTGAGCGTGATCGCCGTGCAGACGGGCTCGATGCGCCGGCGGCTCACCCGCGAGCGACCGAGCGACGCCGAGGAGTTGTCGGCGGTCGAGCGCACCGCCCGCGAGGCGCTCGCCGAGATGCGACGCCTACTCGGGTTGCTGCGCTCGGACGATGACGGTCACTCCCTCGCTCCTCAGCCCGGCATGGGGCAGCTGGAACGGCTCGTCGGGCAGGTCCGCGCGGCGGGCCTGCCCGTAGAGCTCGTCGTGCAGGGCGAGCCGAGGGTGCTTCCGCCGGGCGTCGACCTGGCCGCCTACCGGATCGTGCAGGAGGCGCTGACGAACGTGCTCAAGCACGCGCACGCCGGACGTGCTGCAGTGGTCGTGCGTCACACGCGGCGCGGCTTGGAGTTGGAGATCACAGACGACGGACGCGGCCCGAGCGATACTGCCCCGGTAGATGGCCACGGCCTCGTAGGAATGCGTGAACGTGTTGCCCTGTACGGCGGGTCTCTGGATGCCGGCCCGGGGCGGGAGGGCGGTTTCACTGTGCAAGCCACGCTGCCCGTCGCGGCCGGATGA
- a CDS encoding mechanosensitive ion channel family protein, whose amino-acid sequence MPLPLAQSEAQFEDACGEDPGWFCERVLDWTGNTDVADVADALIGKPLTILLILLVAAIVNRLMRRAIKRGLRRLSQGGVQERFDAVRRRTPSALLETEQLSFRSTQRVEALAMVLRSVASFVIWTIAAFMILGELGVELGPLIAGAGIIGVALGFGSQSLVRDFLSGIFILIEDQFGVGDIVDVGEASGVVEAVSLRTTRLRAVDGTVWHVPNGEIRRVGNMSQHWARALLDIEVAYSTDVEHAKDVIKRAADAVWKEHSEVLEEPEVWGVENLGPSGVVIRLVVKTRPSEQWDVSRNLRQRIKAAFDEEGIEIPFPQQTVWNRDADAARGEEAERDPEQRA is encoded by the coding sequence GTGCCGCTCCCCCTGGCCCAGTCGGAAGCCCAGTTCGAGGACGCCTGCGGCGAGGACCCGGGCTGGTTCTGCGAGCGCGTGCTCGACTGGACCGGCAACACCGACGTGGCAGACGTCGCGGACGCGCTCATCGGCAAGCCGCTCACGATCCTCCTGATCCTCTTGGTGGCAGCGATCGTGAACCGGCTCATGCGCCGGGCGATCAAGCGGGGCCTGCGCAGGCTGAGCCAGGGCGGCGTGCAGGAGCGCTTCGACGCGGTGCGGCGCCGCACGCCGTCGGCGCTGCTGGAGACCGAGCAACTGAGCTTCCGTTCCACCCAGCGCGTGGAGGCGCTGGCCATGGTGCTGCGCAGCGTCGCCAGCTTCGTGATCTGGACGATCGCCGCCTTCATGATCCTCGGCGAGCTCGGCGTGGAGCTCGGGCCGCTGATCGCGGGCGCGGGCATCATCGGCGTGGCGCTGGGCTTCGGCTCGCAGTCGCTCGTGCGCGACTTCCTCTCCGGCATCTTCATCCTGATCGAGGACCAGTTCGGGGTGGGCGACATCGTGGACGTGGGCGAGGCCAGCGGCGTGGTCGAGGCCGTGAGCCTGCGCACGACGCGGCTGCGCGCGGTGGACGGGACGGTCTGGCACGTGCCCAACGGCGAGATTCGCCGCGTGGGCAACATGTCGCAGCATTGGGCGCGCGCTCTGCTCGACATCGAGGTGGCCTACTCGACCGACGTCGAGCACGCCAAGGACGTGATCAAGCGGGCGGCCGACGCTGTCTGGAAGGAGCACTCGGAGGTGCTCGAGGAGCCGGAGGTGTGGGGTGTGGAGAACCTCGGGCCCTCCGGCGTGGTCATCCGCCTGGTGGTCAAGACCCGCCCGTCCGAGCAGTGGGACGTGAGCCGCAACCTGCGCCAGCGGATCAAGGCCGCCTTCGACGAGGAGGGGATCGAGATCCCGTTCCCGCAGCAGACCGTGTGGAATCGTGACGCCGACGCGGCACGCGGCGAGGAAGCGGAGCGCGACCCCGAGCAGCGCGCTTGA
- a CDS encoding cytochrome c-type biogenesis protein CcmH yields MKRLLTLLLAAAALLALPAAALAQCPKTTLGDVEDEVMCPQCGIPLELATEAPQAQAERRFIEEQVAACRSKEEIKDALVAQFGPSVLALPEDDGFNLAVYLVPILVVLFASGAIALAVTRWRRARPEEAGAAQPAGPDTGVADPEDQARLEADMKKSGI; encoded by the coding sequence ATGAAGCGGCTGCTCACCCTCCTCCTGGCCGCGGCGGCGCTGCTCGCGCTGCCGGCGGCTGCGCTTGCGCAGTGCCCCAAGACCACGCTCGGCGACGTCGAGGACGAGGTGATGTGCCCGCAGTGCGGGATCCCGCTCGAGCTGGCCACGGAGGCGCCCCAGGCGCAGGCCGAGCGGCGCTTCATCGAGGAGCAGGTGGCCGCCTGCCGGTCGAAGGAGGAGATCAAGGACGCGCTCGTGGCGCAGTTCGGGCCGAGCGTCCTCGCCCTCCCCGAGGACGACGGCTTCAACCTCGCCGTGTATCTGGTCCCGATCCTCGTGGTGCTCTTCGCGTCGGGAGCGATCGCCCTCGCGGTGACCCGCTGGCGCCGCGCCCGGCCAGAGGAAGCAGGTGCGGCGCAACCGGCAGGACCTGACACCGGTGTGGCGGACCCCGAGGACCAGGCCCGGCTCGAGGCCGACATGAAGAAGTCCGGCATCTGA
- a CDS encoding cytochrome c biogenesis protein CcdA has product MDGGVDTTVIAAFAVGFVSFISPCVLPLVPGYLSAISGVSFADLQEGKGRDKVLGPAVLFCLSFTVMFMALGMTATSLGSALQDNRRLLQQIAGVVIIAMGVLFIATLFVSRLNREWRPEQLLRRAHTGGPVVAGLAFAIAWLPCTGPTLGAILTAASTESQISEGAVLLAFYALGLAVPFILSAVAFSSVTGVFRFFRDHFAAITVVSGVILIAMGVLLYTNELTRLNSEALSLMEDLGINFFSEI; this is encoded by the coding sequence GTGGACGGCGGCGTCGACACCACGGTCATCGCCGCGTTCGCGGTGGGCTTCGTCTCCTTCATCTCCCCCTGCGTGCTGCCGCTCGTGCCCGGCTACCTGAGCGCGATCTCCGGAGTGTCCTTCGCGGACCTCCAGGAGGGGAAGGGCCGCGACAAGGTGCTGGGGCCGGCGGTTCTCTTCTGCCTCTCCTTCACCGTCATGTTCATGGCGCTGGGCATGACCGCCACGAGCCTCGGCAGCGCCCTCCAGGACAACCGGCGCCTCCTGCAGCAGATCGCGGGCGTGGTGATCATCGCGATGGGCGTGCTCTTCATCGCCACCCTGTTCGTGAGCCGCCTCAACAGGGAGTGGCGCCCCGAGCAGCTGCTGCGGCGCGCGCACACCGGGGGGCCGGTGGTGGCCGGCCTGGCGTTCGCCATCGCCTGGCTGCCGTGCACGGGTCCCACGCTGGGCGCCATCCTGACGGCGGCCAGCACGGAGTCGCAGATCTCGGAGGGCGCCGTGCTGCTGGCCTTCTACGCACTCGGCCTCGCGGTACCGTTCATCCTCAGCGCGGTCGCGTTCTCGTCCGTCACTGGCGTGTTCCGGTTCTTTCGCGACCACTTCGCCGCGATCACGGTCGTCTCGGGAGTCATCCTCATCGCCATGGGCGTGCTGCTGTACACCAACGAGCTCACCCGCCTCAACTCCGAGGCGCTGTCGCTGATGGAGGACCTCGGGATCAACTTCTTCAGCGAGATCTAG
- the istA gene encoding IS21 family transposase, translating to MRDYVRQRKRQLGWAVAEVSVPQAHAPGIGAEVDWGEAQVDLAGVRTRVHLFFMRASFSGAAFCQASLVQTQQAFLELHVEAFDWFGGTFERVRFDNLTSAVKTVLKGRRRVETDRFVALRSHYLFASEFTTPGIQGAHEKGGVEGEVGRFRRNHLVPVPAVASLAELNAMILAGCEADLGRRIVGRTETVGEAWTRERPLLRALPGEPFDASETATPRVDAKSLVTVRQNRYSVPVALAGLRVGARVGAREITISHGGQMVARHERLHGRFGTSAQLDHYLELLQRKPGDLEHSLPLAQERERGAWPQAFDELWAALTGRYGRSEAARQMVDVLMLCRDHGPDRVALAVRGALAAGAHDGRAVAVLARRAKTAQTAPAPLSDLQPRLAAHGRPAPDLTDYDQLLGGSR from the coding sequence GTGCGGGATTACGTGCGTCAGCGCAAGCGCCAGCTGGGCTGGGCGGTCGCGGAGGTGTCCGTCCCGCAGGCGCACGCGCCGGGCATCGGGGCCGAGGTCGACTGGGGTGAGGCGCAGGTGGATCTGGCGGGGGTGCGCACGCGGGTCCACTTGTTCTTCATGCGCGCCTCGTTCTCGGGCGCGGCGTTCTGTCAGGCGTCGCTGGTGCAGACGCAGCAGGCGTTCCTCGAGTTGCATGTCGAGGCGTTCGACTGGTTCGGCGGGACGTTCGAGCGTGTCCGCTTCGACAACCTGACTTCGGCGGTCAAGACGGTCCTCAAGGGCCGCCGGCGGGTGGAGACCGACCGCTTCGTCGCGTTGCGCTCGCACTACCTGTTCGCCTCTGAGTTCACGACGCCGGGCATCCAGGGCGCGCACGAGAAGGGCGGCGTCGAGGGCGAGGTCGGCCGCTTCCGGCGCAACCACTTGGTCCCCGTCCCGGCGGTCGCGAGCCTCGCGGAGCTCAACGCGATGATCCTCGCCGGCTGCGAAGCAGACTTGGGTCGGCGGATCGTCGGGCGGACCGAGACGGTCGGCGAGGCGTGGACGCGCGAGCGGCCGCTGCTGCGGGCGCTGCCCGGCGAGCCGTTCGACGCCTCAGAGACGGCGACTCCGCGCGTTGATGCGAAGTCGCTGGTCACGGTCCGCCAGAACCGCTACTCGGTGCCGGTCGCGCTGGCCGGGCTGCGCGTCGGCGCGAGGGTCGGCGCGCGTGAGATCACGATCAGCCACGGCGGCCAGATGGTCGCGCGCCACGAGCGGCTGCATGGGCGCTTCGGCACCAGCGCGCAGCTCGATCACTACCTCGAGCTGCTTCAGCGCAAGCCCGGCGACCTCGAGCACTCGCTGCCGCTGGCCCAAGAGCGCGAGCGCGGCGCCTGGCCGCAGGCGTTCGACGAGCTGTGGGCGGCGCTCACTGGACGCTATGGGCGCTCGGAGGCGGCCAGGCAGATGGTCGACGTCTTGATGCTCTGCCGCGACCACGGGCCCGACCGCGTCGCGCTGGCGGTCCGCGGCGCGCTGGCGGCCGGCGCTCATGACGGCCGCGCCGTCGCGGTGCTGGCCCGCCGCGCGAAGACGGCGCAGACCGCCCCGGCGCCGCTGAGCGATCTGCAGCCGCGCCTCGCCGCCCACGGGCGGCCGGCGCCCGACCTGACCGACTACGACCAGCTGCTCGGAGGATCCCGATGA
- a CDS encoding ABC transporter ATP-binding protein: MSALDTSDLRKRYGRTVALDGVSVRVEEGELVGLLGPNGAGKSTLVKIACGLVRASGGAARVCGAPAGSLEARRAMGYLAEMFRFPEWLSADELLALHQRLAGSDGGAGERNELLALVGLADAARTRVGAMSKGMQQRLGIAQALVGSPRLLFLDEPTSALDPVGRRIVRDMLRELSSRNTAVLLNSHLLSEIELVCDRVVILDGGRVVTEGTPAELSRPRGVEIETAAGVRRYDAAGRDEVPGIVAELVAAGEEIYGVRTLASTLEDVYLEAVDGRPD; this comes from the coding sequence TTGAGCGCGCTCGACACCAGCGACCTGCGCAAGCGCTACGGGCGCACCGTCGCGCTCGACGGGGTGTCGGTGCGCGTGGAGGAGGGCGAGCTCGTGGGCCTGCTCGGCCCCAACGGCGCGGGCAAGTCCACGCTCGTGAAGATCGCCTGCGGGCTGGTGCGCGCCAGCGGCGGCGCGGCGCGGGTGTGCGGCGCGCCGGCGGGCTCGCTGGAGGCCCGGCGCGCGATGGGCTACCTGGCCGAGATGTTCCGCTTCCCCGAGTGGCTGAGCGCGGACGAGCTGCTGGCGCTGCATCAACGCCTCGCGGGCTCCGACGGCGGCGCGGGAGAGCGTAACGAGCTGCTCGCGCTGGTCGGCCTGGCGGATGCCGCTCGCACGCGCGTGGGCGCGATGTCGAAGGGCATGCAGCAGCGCCTGGGCATCGCGCAGGCGCTGGTGGGCTCCCCGCGGCTGCTGTTCCTCGACGAGCCCACGAGCGCGCTCGACCCTGTGGGCCGCCGCATCGTGCGCGACATGCTGCGCGAGCTGAGCTCCCGCAACACCGCCGTGCTGCTCAACTCGCACCTGCTGAGCGAGATCGAGCTGGTGTGCGACCGCGTGGTGATCCTCGACGGCGGCCGCGTGGTGACCGAGGGCACCCCCGCCGAGCTGTCACGCCCGCGCGGCGTGGAAATCGAGACGGCCGCCGGCGTGCGCCGCTACGACGCCGCGGGCCGCGACGAGGTGCCCGGCATCGTGGCCGAGCTGGTGGCCGCCGGTGAGGAGATCTACGGCGTGCGCACGCTGGCCTCCACGCTCGAGGACGTCTACCTGGAGGCCGTGGACGGGAGGCCGGACTGA
- a CDS encoding ABC transporter permease subunit has product MRTIAAYALRESLRRRVFLVVVVLTAVFLALYGLGVRVAFDQTGLLDDSVPLDDQAITGGTLLGLAMFATLFLGTVLAVFLTFGTVSGDAERGLLQTLVVRPVGRPSLLLARYLAAAAVAGGYALAVYLAAVGLTGAAGGWWPDRILAPGLLLAGGVAVVAALSLLASVYLSTTASGIAVFMAFGAGLTGGLLHQVGDALDVDSLENVGRIASLALPFEALYQWGLQLLTADTGGFTSVVINLGPFGGAQDGGPGLVAWSLGYVALAGALALLGFMRRDL; this is encoded by the coding sequence ATGCGCACCATCGCGGCCTACGCGCTGCGCGAGAGCCTGCGCCGTCGGGTCTTCCTCGTCGTGGTCGTGCTCACCGCGGTCTTCCTCGCGCTCTACGGCCTGGGCGTGCGCGTGGCCTTCGACCAGACGGGCCTGCTCGACGACTCCGTGCCCCTCGACGACCAGGCCATCACCGGCGGCACCCTGCTCGGCCTGGCCATGTTCGCCACGCTCTTCCTGGGCACGGTGCTGGCCGTCTTCCTCACCTTCGGGACGGTGTCCGGCGACGCCGAGCGCGGGCTGCTCCAGACGCTGGTGGTGCGGCCCGTCGGCCGCCCCAGCCTGCTGCTCGCGCGCTACCTCGCCGCCGCCGCCGTGGCCGGCGGCTACGCGCTGGCGGTCTACCTGGCCGCCGTGGGGCTGACGGGCGCCGCCGGCGGCTGGTGGCCCGACCGCATCCTCGCCCCCGGCCTGCTCCTGGCCGGCGGCGTGGCGGTGGTTGCCGCGCTGTCGCTGCTGGCCTCCGTGTATCTCTCCACCACCGCGAGCGGCATCGCGGTGTTCATGGCGTTCGGCGCCGGGCTCACCGGCGGGCTGCTTCACCAGGTCGGCGACGCCCTGGACGTGGACTCGCTCGAGAACGTGGGCCGCATCGCCTCGCTGGCGCTGCCGTTCGAGGCACTCTACCAGTGGGGGCTCCAGCTGCTCACCGCCGACACCGGGGGGTTCACGAGCGTGGTGATCAACCTCGGCCCGTTCGGCGGCGCGCAGGACGGCGGCCCGGGGCTGGTGGCGTGGTCGCTGGGCTACGTGGCGCTGGCGGGCGCGCTGGCGCTGCTGGGCTTCATGCGGCGCGACCTGTAG
- a CDS encoding creatininase family protein, which produces MLIGYDLEAIDYRFELLPYPAIAEFIELERERKAALFLPLGALMPHGPHLPTGTDLLFSLRICRDACAALANREVSALTLPPIPIGATTYFNELPGGLGIGRGLMKEVLLDIVTELMRQGIRHLMVVNNNHQPEHVAAIYGAIADAPDPFSLHYMDVTHPARERRAQVPQAYRKNDLHAGRYETSLMLATDPTLVDEEVRRSLPPLPIDLIEKIRTGQTSIDDIGADRAYIGFPADASAAEGEETYANLGRIVLEAVDRMLRGEAMSGPGWHARIADTSSEEM; this is translated from the coding sequence ATGCTGATCGGATACGACCTCGAGGCGATCGACTATCGCTTCGAACTGCTCCCGTACCCCGCAATCGCAGAGTTTATCGAGCTCGAGCGCGAACGAAAGGCAGCTCTATTCCTGCCGCTTGGCGCGCTGATGCCTCACGGTCCGCATCTTCCGACCGGCACGGACCTCTTGTTCTCGCTTCGGATATGCAGAGACGCATGTGCCGCGCTGGCCAATCGCGAAGTCAGCGCGTTGACGCTGCCGCCGATCCCGATCGGCGCCACGACCTACTTCAACGAGCTGCCGGGCGGTCTCGGCATCGGCAGGGGCCTCATGAAGGAGGTTCTCCTCGACATCGTCACCGAGCTGATGCGACAGGGGATTCGTCACCTCATGGTCGTGAACAACAATCATCAGCCTGAGCACGTCGCCGCGATCTACGGCGCGATCGCGGACGCTCCCGACCCGTTCTCGCTCCACTACATGGACGTTACGCATCCCGCGCGCGAACGGCGGGCGCAGGTTCCACAGGCTTATCGGAAGAACGACCTCCACGCGGGCCGGTACGAGACGTCGCTGATGCTCGCGACGGATCCAACCCTCGTCGACGAAGAGGTGCGGCGCAGTCTGCCGCCGCTTCCGATCGACCTGATCGAAAAGATCCGGACGGGGCAGACGAGCATCGACGACATCGGCGCGGACCGCGCGTATATCGGCTTCCCGGCCGACGCAAGCGCGGCCGAGGGCGAGGAGACGTATGCGAACCTCGGGCGAATCGTGCTCGAGGCGGTCGATCGGATGCTGCGCGGAGAGGCGATGTCGGGCCCTGGCTGGCACGCGCGCATCGCCGACACGAGCTCCGAGGAGATGTGA